The following proteins come from a genomic window of Trifolium pratense cultivar HEN17-A07 linkage group LG4, ARS_RC_1.1, whole genome shotgun sequence:
- the LOC123924063 gene encoding uncharacterized protein LOC123924063, whose product MINIFLFVYCLVNSLIVDGIQDPLLEDLVQLEKVASANFAGVILQPASGTSFYGVSGTLSVFNPKVENKEQMSVSAIWVLNRSPNNYNLIVVGWHVMPQIYNDYKTHLFIYWASNNFKRGCHNLQCQGFVQVDKSITPGQAFNQTSTIDGLTIMVSLGILQDPKTKNWWIYVNEKGIGYYPASLFSSMTTVDQVAWYGKTSNAMYAPSPPMGSGVLPNGILGHACYFKDLAFVNNDRKHQTFTKDMGQIKTTHPLCYSAAFYQDLQTGLSLQFGGPGGGKCN is encoded by the exons atgataaatatatttttatttgtctatTGCTTGGTGAATAGCCTTATTGTTGATGGTATTCAAGATCCACTTCTAGAGGATTTAGTACAACTGGAAAAAGTTGCATCAGCTAAT tttGCAGGAGTAATTCTTCAACCCGCAAGTGGTACTTCTTTCTATGGAGTTAGTGGCACTCTTAGTGTTTTTAATCCAAAAGTTGAGAATAAAGAACAAATGAGTGTTTCAGCTATTTGGGTTCTAAACAGATCTCCAAATAATTATAATCTAATCGTCGTTGGATGGCAT GTGATGCCTCAAATATACAACGATTATAAAACTCATCTTTTTATCTATTGGGCG AGTAATAATTTCAAAAGAGGATGCCATAATTTACAATGTCAAGGTTTTGTTCAAGTTGACAAATCAATTACTCCAGGTCAAGCGTTCAATCAAACATCAACTATTGATGGATTGACTATCATGGTTTCATTAGGTATTTTACAG gatccaaaaacaaaaaattggtgGATTTATGTAAATGAGAAGGGAATTGGATACTATCCAGCATCTTTGTTCTCCAGCATGACAACTGTTGATCAAGTAGCATGGTATGGCAAAACATCAAATGCTATGTATGCTCCAAGCCCTCCAATGGGATCTGGAGTACTACCAAATGGTATTTTGGGTCATGCATGTTATTTTAAGGATCTTGCATTTGTTAATAATGATCGAAAGCACCAAACATTTACAAAAGATATGGGGCAAATAAAAACTACCCATCCTCTATGCTATAGTGCTGCATTTTATCAAGATTTACAAACTGGATTAAGTCTCCAATTTGGAGGACCTGGTGGGGGAAAGTGTAATTAA
- the LOC123923636 gene encoding probable O-methyltransferase 3 translates to MESQYGEHVASSNLLKAQSHIWNHILNFINSMSLKCVVDLGIPDIIHNYGKPMSLSKLISSLPIHPSKRPFIYRLMRIMTHSGFFSQQNVTGNELEIEYMLTDASILLLKDNPMSVTPFVQAMLDPILTNPWQQLSTWFKSDDPTPFKTAHGMLVWDYAAHEPNFNNLFNDAMASDARLVTSVVIEKCKGVFNGLESLVDVGGGTGTMAKALAKSFPKMECIVFDLPHVVDGFQGSENLKYVGGDMFKEIPPADAILLKWILHDWNDEECMKILKKCKESLKQKGKEGKVIIIDMVLEIDQKGDITKSTETQLFFDMMMMVLVTGKERNEKEWSNLIYSAGFGGYKITPILGLRSMIEIYP, encoded by the exons ATGGAATCCCAATATGGAGAGCATGTTGCTTCTTCCAATTTGCTCAAAGCTCAAAGTCACATATGGAATCACATTTTGAACTTCATAAATTCCATGTCACTTAAATGTGTTGTTGATTTAGGCATACCTGATATCATACACAATTATGGTAAACCTATGTCACTCTCAAAACTAATTTCTTCACTGCCAATTCATCCTTCAAAAAGACCATTTATCTATCGCTTAATGCGAATCATGACCCATTCAGGCTTTTTCTCTCAACAAAATGTTACAGGGAATGAGCtagaaattgaatatatgttaacCGATGCATCAATATTACTACTTAAGGACAATCCAATGAGTGTGACACCATTCGTTCAAGCAATGCTCGATCCAATTTTAACAAATCCGTGGCAACAGTTATCTACATGGTTTAAAAGTGATGATCCTACACCATTTAAAACTGCACATGGGATGTTGGTATGGGATTATGCGGCGCATGAGCCCAACTTTAACAACTTATTCAATGATGCAATGGCGAGTGATGCTCGATTGGTCACTAGTGTGGTGATTGAAAAATGCAAGGGAGTGTTCAATGGTTTGGAATCATTGGTTGATGTTGGAGGAGGCACAGGGACCATGGCAAAGGCACTTGCTAAATCATTCCCAAAAATGGAGTGCATTGTATTTGATCTACCACATGTTGTTGATGGCTTTCAAGGAAGTGAGAATCTAAAATATGTTGGTGGAGACATGTTTAAAGAAATTCCTCCAGCAGATGCCATTTTGTTGAAG TGGATATTGCATGACTGGAATGACGAGGAATGCATGAAAATATTGAAGAAATGCAAGGAATCACTCAAACAGAAAGGCAAAGAAGGAAAGGTGATTATCATAGATATGGTGTTGGAGATTGACCAGAAGGGAGATATTACTAAATCAACTGAAACACAACTCTTCTTtgatatgatgatgatggtCTTAGTCACCGGAAAAGAGAGAAACGAAAAAGAATGGAGTAATTTGATTTACTCGGCAGGTTTTGGTGGATATAAGATAACTCCAATTTTAGGTTTAAGGTCTATGATTGAGATCTATCCCTAA
- the LOC123923635 gene encoding trans-resveratrol di-O-methyltransferase-like: MESQNIEHVSSNLLKAQSHIWNHIFNFINSMSLKCVVDLGIVDIIHNHGKPMPLSKLISSLSIHPTKNDNIYRLMRIMTHSGFFSQQNITLENELEIEYMLTDASRLLLKDNPMSMTPFVQAMLDPVLTNPWHQLSTWLKNDDPTTFETTHKMLMWDYAARDSNFNNLFNESMASDARLVTNLLIEKYREVFIGSKSLIDVGGGTGTTAKALAKSFPQLECVVFDLPHVVAGLQGSDNLKYVGGDMFKEIPPADAILMKWILHSWNDEKCVKLLKKCKESLKQKGKEGKVIIIDMVLDIDQKGDNDITKSTETQLFFDMLMMVVVTGKERNEKEWSNLIYSAGFCGYKITPILGLRSVIEIYP; this comes from the exons ATGGAATCCCAAAATATAGAGCATGTTTCTTCTAATTTGCTCAAAGCTCAGAGCCACATATGGAATcacattttcaatttcataaatTCCATGTCACTTAAATGTGTAGTTGATTTAGGCATAGTAGATATTATACACAATCATGGAAAACCCATGCCACTTTCAAAACTCATTTCTTCACTATCAATCCATCCTACAAAAAACGACAATATCTATCGCTTGATGCGAATCATGACTCACTCTGGCTTCTTTTCTCAACAAAATATCACACTAGAGAATGAGCtagaaattgagtatatgttaACTGATGCATCTCGATTACTACTCAAGGATAACCCAATGAGTATGACACCATTCGTGCAAGCGATGCTCGATCCGGTTTTGACAAATCCGTGGCATCAATTGTCTACTTGGTTAAAAAACGACGATCCTACAACGTTTGAAACAACACACAAGATGCTAATGTGGGATTATGCTGCCCGTGACTCCAATTTTAACAACTTATTCAACGAGTCCATGGCAAGTGATGCTCGATTAGTGACCAATTTGTTGATCGAGAAGTATAGGGAAGTATTCATTGGATCAAAGTCATTGATCGATGTTGGAGGAGGCACAGGGACCACGGCAAAGGCTCTTGCCAAATCATTCCCTCAATTAGAGTGTGTTGTGTTTGATCTCCCACATGTTGTCGCTGGCTTGCAAGGAAGTGATAATCTAAAATATGTTGGTGGAGACATGTTTAAAGAAATTCCTCCGGCAGATGCCATCTTGATGAAG TGGATATTGCATAGTTGGAATGATGAGAAATGTGTGAAACTATTGAAGAAATGCAAGGAATCACTCAAACAGAAAGGTAAAGAAGGAAAGGTGATTATCATAGATATGGTGTTGGACATTGACCAAAAGGGAGACAATGACATTACTAAATCAACTGAAACACAACTCTTCTTTGATATGTTGATGATGGTAGTTGTCACTGGAAAAGAGAGAAACGAAAAAGAATGGAGTAATTTGATTTACTCTGCAGGTTTTTGTGGATATAAGATAACTCCAATTTTAGGCTTAAGGTCTGTGATTGAGATCTATCCCTAA